From Glycine soja cultivar W05 chromosome 4, ASM419377v2, whole genome shotgun sequence, the proteins below share one genomic window:
- the LOC114408276 gene encoding SNF1-related protein kinase regulatory subunit gamma-1-like: MDDTVLHALLLLSKHRVHVLPVIQEPEAGFIGFATQNAVVEHLLQSSELEWFDNIADKNLSDFRFESQENPSCVYGDQTVANALDMLWQNQTCPVAVVDRQTKKLLEFIHIETDKVETERAIEHDHGVFLTAGSLRLKNSFIPRMDLPVANKENETLKQTMEHTTETVSAF, translated from the exons ATGGATGACACGGTTTTGCATGCTTTGCTACTTCTCTCTAAGCATCGAGTGCACGTTTTGCCAGTCATACAGGAACCTGAAGCTGGATTTATCGGTTTTGCTACACAG AATGCAGTAGTCGAGCACCTTCTTCAATCAAGTGAACTAGAGTGGTTTGATAACATTGCAGATAAGAACTTATCAGATTTCCG ATTTGAAAGCCAAGAAAATCCTAGTTGTGTATATGGGGACCAAACTGTTGCAAATGCATTAGATATGCTCTGGCAAAACCAAACTTGTCCGGTTGCTGTTGTAGATCGACAAACTAAGAAGCTCCTGG AATTCATTCACATAGAGACTGACAAAGTAGAAACTGAACGAGCCATTGAACATGACCATGGGGTTTTTCTCACAGCAGGAAGTCTCCGGCTTAAAAACAGCTTCATACCCAGAATGGACTTGCCCGTTGCAAACAAGGAAAATGAAACACTCAAGCAAACAATGGAGCATACAACTGAGACAGTTTCAGCTTTCTGA